A window from Actinomycetota bacterium encodes these proteins:
- the cofC gene encoding 2-phospho-L-lactate guanylyltransferase has product MRLDAGMLWTALVPVKSSAFAKSRLDHDPMTRAGLSAAFLADVLAALAQTSSIGEILVVTDDAELHLRVDSSVRIHRTIARGLNPELAEGLVLIGKSPVAIVAADLPCLTKEALTATLRIAQEFDRSFVTDVQGLGTTMLLAKDAQECVPMFGRRSHARHAQAGYHEIQADSPAIAAHMARVRRDVDTALDLWDAIRIGVGPSTTEALAENK; this is encoded by the coding sequence ATGCGGTTGGATGCGGGGATGCTCTGGACCGCGCTTGTGCCGGTGAAGTCTTCTGCCTTCGCCAAGAGTCGCCTTGATCATGACCCCATGACAAGGGCAGGGCTCTCGGCGGCATTCCTTGCCGACGTTTTGGCCGCGCTGGCTCAGACATCGAGTATCGGAGAGATCCTTGTGGTGACTGATGATGCGGAGTTGCATCTGCGAGTGGACTCGTCAGTACGCATTCACCGCACCATCGCCAGGGGTCTGAATCCCGAATTGGCAGAAGGACTAGTACTCATCGGGAAGTCACCTGTTGCCATCGTCGCTGCTGATCTGCCTTGCCTGACCAAGGAGGCCTTGACCGCCACCCTGCGCATCGCCCAGGAGTTCGATCGCAGTTTTGTGACTGACGTCCAAGGACTCGGCACCACGATGCTGCTAGCAAAGGATGCCCAGGAATGTGTGCCCATGTTCGGTCGCCGATCGCATGCGCGCCATGCGCAGGCCGGCTACCACGAAATCCAAGCCGACTCCCCTGCCATCGCTGCCCACATGGCCAGGGTGCGTCGGGACGTCGACACTGCCTTGGATCTGTGGGACGCCATTCGCATAGGAGTCGGTCCGTCCACCACTGAGGCACTGGCCGAAAACAAGTGA
- the leuD gene encoding 3-isopropylmalate dehydratase small subunit produces MEKFTTFTGTAAPLRRSNVDTDQIIPAEYLKRITRHGFEDGLFAAWRKDPEFLLNQPAYQGVSILIAGPDFGTGSSREHAVWALQDFGFRVVLSSRFADIFRGNSGKGGLLTAQLSQDDVERLWEAVEANPALPVTVNLEARQITAGQITAGFEVDDYVRWRLMEGLDDIGITMKQGEVISDFEAKRPSFMPSTIG; encoded by the coding sequence ATGGAAAAGTTCACCACCTTCACCGGAACTGCCGCGCCCCTGCGCCGCAGCAACGTCGACACTGATCAGATCATCCCCGCCGAATACTTGAAGCGCATCACGCGACATGGCTTCGAAGATGGGCTCTTCGCTGCCTGGCGCAAGGATCCAGAGTTCCTGCTCAACCAACCGGCATATCAGGGCGTCTCAATCCTGATCGCCGGTCCGGATTTTGGCACGGGTTCCTCTCGCGAGCACGCAGTGTGGGCCTTGCAGGACTTTGGCTTCCGGGTGGTCCTGTCCTCCAGGTTTGCCGACATATTTCGCGGCAATTCGGGCAAGGGAGGACTGTTGACTGCGCAACTGTCCCAAGACGACGTCGAGCGCCTGTGGGAAGCTGTCGAAGCCAATCCGGCCCTGCCCGTCACTGTCAATCTTGAGGCGCGCCAGATCACAGCTGGTCAGATCACCGCAGGATTCGAGGTCGATGACTATGTGCGCTGGCGTCTGATGGAGGGGCTGGACGACATTGGCATCACGATGAAGCAGGGCGAGGTCATCAGTGACTTCGAAGCCAAGCGTCCCAGTTTCATGCCAAGCACCATCGGATGA
- a CDS encoding HU family DNA-binding protein, which produces MNKAELIDAVAGTLGHSKRDVTDIIDAFLDETKRAVAKGERVAVSGFGIFERAARNARLGRNPRTGETVKIKATKLPKFRAAAEFKAVVAGTKKAAPAKKAPAKKAAPAKKAVAKKAPAKKAVRR; this is translated from the coding sequence GTGAACAAGGCTGAACTGATTGACGCTGTTGCTGGCACACTGGGCCACAGCAAGCGTGACGTGACTGACATCATCGACGCATTCCTGGACGAGACCAAGCGTGCTGTCGCCAAGGGCGAGCGCGTTGCGGTGAGTGGCTTCGGCATCTTCGAGCGCGCTGCTCGCAATGCTCGTTTGGGCCGCAACCCGCGCACGGGCGAGACCGTGAAGATCAAGGCCACCAAGCTCCCTAAGTTCCGCGCTGCTGCTGAGTTCAAGGCGGTAGTTGCTGGCACGAAGAAGGCTGCTCCTGCCAAGAAGGCTCCCGCCAAGAAGGCTGCACCTGCCAAGAAGGCAGTGGCCAAGAAGGCTCCCGCCAAGAAGGCCGTTCGCCGCTAG
- a CDS encoding NAD(P)H-dependent glycerol-3-phosphate dehydrogenase — MSRVATLGSGSWGTVFSMVMADAGSDVVMWSRDAAVAGEINALHSNAQYHPGLVLPDSVHATTDAADALAGADIVVIALPAQVLRANLAEWAAFIPADAILVSLIKGIELGTMRRMSEVIAEETGAEPERIVVVSGPNLAREIAMRQPSATTVACVDEASAQLLQDACTTDYFRPYWTTDVIGTELGGAVKNVIAVANGIAAGMGLGENSQASLMTRGLAEIARLGVALGADPLTFQGLAGVGDLVATCQSPLSRNRTFGENIGSGLSVAETIQRTRQTCEAYRSCEPILALARAHHVDMPITEQVVNVLHYGAAPHTMAAAFMARDTKPEHEGAVLGAGG, encoded by the coding sequence ATGAGCCGAGTGGCGACGTTGGGCTCAGGTTCCTGGGGCACCGTCTTCTCCATGGTGATGGCCGATGCTGGCAGCGATGTCGTGATGTGGTCACGCGATGCGGCAGTCGCTGGCGAGATCAACGCTTTGCACAGCAATGCGCAATACCACCCAGGGCTCGTGCTTCCCGATTCCGTGCACGCGACGACAGACGCAGCAGATGCGCTCGCAGGCGCGGACATCGTGGTCATTGCCCTGCCAGCGCAGGTCTTGCGGGCGAATTTGGCCGAGTGGGCTGCGTTCATCCCGGCGGATGCGATTCTGGTCAGTCTGATCAAGGGAATCGAGCTCGGCACGATGCGTCGGATGAGCGAAGTCATCGCCGAGGAGACCGGTGCAGAGCCGGAACGAATCGTCGTCGTGTCTGGCCCCAATCTGGCGCGCGAGATTGCGATGCGCCAGCCGTCGGCGACGACAGTTGCATGTGTGGATGAAGCAAGTGCCCAACTGCTCCAAGACGCATGCACGACCGACTACTTCCGCCCCTACTGGACCACTGACGTGATCGGCACCGAGCTCGGTGGCGCCGTGAAGAATGTCATCGCGGTAGCCAACGGGATCGCAGCCGGCATGGGCTTGGGGGAGAACTCGCAGGCATCATTGATGACCAGAGGACTTGCCGAAATCGCTCGCTTGGGGGTCGCGCTCGGCGCCGATCCATTGACCTTTCAGGGCCTTGCCGGTGTAGGCGATCTCGTAGCGACCTGCCAGTCACCCCTGTCACGCAACCGGACTTTTGGTGAGAACATTGGCAGCGGCCTGAGCGTTGCCGAGACAATCCAGCGGACGCGTCAGACGTGCGAGGCCTATCGCAGTTGCGAGCCAATCCTGGCCTTGGCCCGAGCTCATCACGTCGACATGCCCATCACTGAGCAGGTGGTCAATGTGCTGCACTACGGGGCAGCGCCCCACACGATGGCAGCAGCATTTATGGCTCGCGATACCAAGCCCGAACACGAAGGTGCCGTTCTTGGGGCCGGCGGGTGA
- a CDS encoding D-alanine--D-alanine ligase family protein → MSSSRLRVAVLFGGRSSEHSISCISASGVLRALDPQKYDVMAIGITTDGRWLRVDPTADFSLDGISLPHVPEQGDCAALSPDPAQLRAQLGDIDVVFPVLHGPWGEDGTVQGLLELSAVPYVGSGVLASAAGMDKITMKVLLAHAGLPVGPFVGITDRQWTANAKDALVRASQLGLPMFVKPARAGSSRGISKVKQLAQLADAIDQARSHDPRVIVEAGVQAGREIECGVLVLAEGAVSASRCAEIVVGGQHEFYDFEAKYLEDSAELIVPAALDPAVEKRIQSLAIEAFEALGCEGLARVDFFIAPDGEILINEVNTMPGFTPISMFPRMWQASGLSYPEILDALVADAVRRGTGLR, encoded by the coding sequence GTGAGTTCGAGCCGATTGCGCGTCGCTGTGCTGTTCGGGGGGCGAAGCAGTGAACACAGCATCTCGTGCATCAGCGCATCGGGGGTCCTGCGCGCCTTGGATCCACAGAAGTACGACGTCATGGCTATCGGCATCACAACTGATGGACGATGGTTGCGAGTGGACCCCACCGCGGATTTCAGTCTCGATGGCATATCGCTGCCGCACGTGCCAGAACAAGGTGACTGTGCTGCGTTGAGTCCCGATCCAGCTCAACTGCGCGCTCAACTGGGCGACATCGACGTCGTGTTTCCAGTTCTGCACGGTCCGTGGGGCGAGGACGGAACGGTACAAGGGCTGCTCGAACTCAGCGCAGTGCCGTATGTGGGATCTGGCGTCCTTGCCTCGGCCGCAGGCATGGACAAGATCACGATGAAGGTTCTGCTGGCGCACGCAGGCCTGCCCGTCGGGCCATTTGTCGGCATCACCGATCGGCAATGGACGGCCAACGCCAAGGACGCGCTCGTTCGCGCCTCGCAACTCGGATTGCCAATGTTCGTCAAGCCCGCACGTGCCGGGTCCTCGCGCGGCATTTCAAAGGTGAAGCAGTTGGCACAGCTCGCCGACGCGATCGACCAGGCGCGATCCCACGATCCTCGGGTCATCGTTGAAGCCGGTGTTCAAGCCGGCCGTGAGATTGAGTGCGGCGTGCTCGTGTTGGCCGAGGGCGCAGTCAGTGCCAGCCGCTGCGCTGAGATCGTGGTGGGGGGCCAGCATGAGTTCTATGACTTCGAGGCCAAGTACCTCGAGGATTCGGCTGAGTTGATCGTCCCGGCCGCTTTGGATCCCGCAGTTGAAAAGCGGATCCAGTCCTTGGCCATCGAGGCCTTTGAGGCATTGGGGTGCGAGGGTCTAGCTCGGGTTGACTTCTTCATCGCACCAGATGGCGAAATACTGATCAATGAAGTCAACACCATGCCAGGTTTTACCCCGATCTCGATGTTTCCCCGGATGTGGCAGGCGTCCGGACTGAGCTACCCAGAGATTCTTGACGCGCTTGTGGCAGATGCCGTGCGTCGTGGTACCGGTCTGCGGTGA